Proteins from one Apis cerana isolate GH-2021 linkage group LG11, AcerK_1.0, whole genome shotgun sequence genomic window:
- the LOC107997201 gene encoding dynein axonemal heavy chain 6 isoform X5, whose product MDLKSKRKASEEDITDDSTVKKSEKKYESISVSDALQKIKYRACRPPPISYKTGKNEIPFFIPHKKLLEKIVFKPEVREPLTGFAAHQEKIRKRVLKPTTSLPKVEEKKSLTKDVSSETIIRDLERVPWKYKKEKDFDAPVFVDQLELIRQLREDRKIGFFYIIYAVEPSSKYFTPYALKVVPYKDVGKIYMTISANGVTQYSPDEMIFTPIEQWEREYIFYLKLLRLRTFVIFRVWKAFYIWRKSVIYKKFISAKKFINDNLFITDAILSKALLEIKSMCTIFLDSSFFDNTFFEKILLFYFAEKQFTKLELLRDKLDEFRNLAMDIVNNACLGALLKAGYTPDDSNITIEQTAYGKLGEFGVIKFKMPKDGILKMSYIEQARKREKCYRLSCFIHLIDYMKTNMMHCLLINTYQNFIEILKTYTSFLPSDEDIDSDVIDLPLKENRPASHRIQLPYWIVDLLILPSSRIILDPREDIFRYVIKTIQTMWEENLFAIKPLLSDPFFHSFTRPMINHKIEDRVCGFPPEIEVVLKQDVIMQNFKIELEEILNKNFNAIKRYCKRFNEIRQFFYEDMTFDENIIRDNRDCALFRQWSIRYKKEVDIISKVVDFQPFGLFLIQLERFKSIADTAPRGKLSVIEAVMPRLGKRRVDALLTQATDSINYLEIMPTTTEEYVAYIKFVDQAQANVDDMESQLDYVKELYDTMEEFGFPIPSMDMANYLGIGSQFTSLRLIVDNRLEMRPKLINKFNAQLQKDITALNEEISEILDEIMLPWLLDYDSNVDACLKTLKELGDRLAVCAVKAERYRSHQRTFKLEQTRFEILDQVMNELRLRTLLWESLTSWEEAVYEWYAADFDTLNVEEITGFTMRTMKNIIQLERGLPPNKIVPKLRESVELIRNKLPVLGYLRNPDLRDRHWAKIEELLNYTFKPDVKKTWTLMEELGAFLKPNELMEIAAAASSEANLEYMLQKVIDTWENLKFIIVPYKEGKDVYIIGTLEEIQLAMDESNINLQTVNASRHVGPIKPLVDEWIHKLEVFTETLEAWQLLQQQWLYLEAIFSAPDIQRQLPMEAKLFIDVDRFWKDLMRRTYKAPLAMVACTQPGLLEQIEAHNRMLDEVMKCLEAYLETKRIAFPRFFFLSNDELLEILAQTKNPHAVQRYLQKCFDAIYRLEFATKETEAGEVLTTDIIAMISPEGEKVPFERSLRARGNVEDWLGRVEDVMFLTLKKAMKDAIKDFEVKSRHDFIFLHPSQIILTVCQIFWVRDVHLILDSTENVIEKMKEYEKQCYEELNILAMMVREELPRLIRDTVTNLITIDVHSRDIVTNLVENKITRSMSFDWVKALRYYWHDDRDTCLVCMSNSEYPYGYEYLGAQKRLVITPLTDRCYLCLMGALQLDLGGAPAGPAGTGKTETTKDLAKAVAVQCVVFNCSEGLDFRMMGRFFSGLATSGAWCCFDEFNRIDIEVLSVIAQQLITIRNAKLAKVAEFLFEGRVIKLVRSCSTFITMNPGYAGRTELPDNLKALFRPFSMMVPDYKLIAEVTLYSEGFESSKPLSQKMTLMYTLSSEQLSQQDHYDFGMRAVKSVLVMAGSLKRNNPDKPEDVVLIRALRESNIPKFLRQDAELFEGIVGDLFPGIEIPEVDYGILMDTAIEIMKEAQLQPEACILKKVTQLHECLQVRHGVMLVGPTGAGKTSVLHTLANTYKRLHKMGVPGPIYQSVNLYVINPKAVTIGELYGEVDLLTNEWKDGLIGSTVRHACSFTTEEHQWIVCDGPVDAVWIENMNTVLDDNKMLCLANSERIKFTPYMRMLFEVMDLAQASPATVSRCGMVYVDPIELKWMPYVKSWVEKLPDTILKSEYQQLIIDLFGKYFEDGLVFCTNNCICPIKQVDISKANMACAILEYILYEPEAIEKTTEKARIRTFLIQSFVFAYLWAIGGNVHDNSRSIIETFVREQFKDDEDARLPSIDLWNIYVNIPEHRLDFWIDIMPKFIYDSEVPFFDILVPTIDTVRFGYLMKKLVQINKPIFFSGNTGVGKSVITKVILKELEDTHLWVPINLIFSAQTSSGRTQEILELKLEKRKRTVLGAPIGKRVCVFVDDVNMPKLDTYGSQPPIELLRQLLDFGGMYDKEKLFWKKIEDVVFTVACAPPGGGRNPLTPRFVRHFAMLFIPAPTDFSLKGIFKSIITGFLEEFVESVKQIGERIVNAAVDIYLTIETDLLPTPEKSHYIFNLRDLSKCIQGIMQVDATVIKQPSEMYRLFYHECLRVFHDRLINVQDKTYFYKLLNNICLTSFGVEVLRLPDEKVIERPPMLLFGDFMTFGAAREQRIYEELTEISKVKSILEDYLEDYRFSVGKDMRLIFFMDAIEHICRLARILRSERGNGLLVGVGGMGKQSLTRLASHLNGYKCYQIEVTRTYDKHSWQEDLRRFYFEPGTAAKHTTFLFTDTQIVLEDFLEDINNTLNTGEVPNLYEADELEKVIIATRPAAKEIGIPEANRDAIYQYFIARVRNHLHLMICMSPIGDTFRHRCRMFPSLVNCCTIDWFTKWPKDALLSVADNSLIEIVPTDTLKRTNLATICVLIHESVEEMTIRFFLEMRRKYYTTPSSYLELLKLFKTTFKRRKKEIELLKSKIANGLNKLRETNEMVGVMKEQLIILAPKLKASTEEVSKLVKILAKQQIEVDKVKFVVTAEEAIAKAKREETAALEADARQDLEAAMPALLEAQKALEALDKRDINEVRVFIQPPHLVRFVMEAVNLLLGEKTDWASAKLVLGDIHFLDRLINYPKDEISDKLLEKLQDYINHPEFQPDLVARQSKACKSLCIWVRAIDGYAKIYRVVEPKRQRLKKAEEELRAIEAIVAKKQQELAEVEKKIIELQQQYDAALQNLNKLEAEMNLAETRLNRSGRLTSALVDERVRWEELTRGFEQQINNLTGDILIAAGALAYLGAFTNEYREELIESWLSHCKKYDIDTTENYSLIAILADPYEIRQWNTYGLPRDKVSVENGIFVTQSTRWPLMIDPQEQANRWIRNMEQDNNLKICKLTDTYLMRILEASIRLGTPVLIQEVGEVLDPSLEPILLKQIFILGGRTLIRFGDTDVEYDDNFKLYITTKIANPHYLPEICIKVTIVNFTVTTGGLEEQLLADVVRLERPDLESMRNYLIIKINADKGQLQSIEDKILTLLYGAGDDILDNEELIETLNDSKETSAIIAMRLIESEATEKNISIAREKYRSVANRGSVLYFVVANLANIDPMYQFSLKYFNQIFNTIIETTKKEDILQLRLQILLNEITLAIYTNVSRGLFEKHKLVFSFMLNIAIDMNDEIVSIIQWNFLLRGPTRIIVEEMPDYPTLTTKIWTSINYLAKTFDSFENILNDAFKEIIITIGNFEEDINIIPTNQELATYDWNKNLTDIEKLLLLKALREEHLIFAITAYVSKHLGPKFVESPMVTLQLLFADTSCKIPLIFILTTGSDPFSAFQKFAHEMDFSNRYDSISLGQGQGPIAEGHIRTGTVEGRWVFLQNCHLATSWMINMEQIVMTIAEEPKGVIHTDFRLFLSSMPSKAFPVSVLQNSVKVTNEPPKGLKANIKRALYDLDEEFFEEHSKKKNF is encoded by the exons atggatttaaaaagtaaacgtAAAGCAAGTGAAGAAGATATTACAGATGATTCTACAGTTAAAAAATCGgagaaaaaatacgaaagtATTAGTGTGTCCGATGCtctgcaaaaaataaaatatagagcaTGTCGGCCACCTCCAATCAGTTATAaaac aGGAAAGAATGAAATACCGTTTTTCATACCACATAAGAAGCTCCTCGAAAAAATAGTGTTTAAACCGGAAGTTCGAGAACCATTg ACTGGTTTTGCCGCCcatcaagaaaaaattagaaaacgaGTTCTTAAACCAACTACTTCATTACCAAAAGTAGAAGAGAAAAAGTCATTAACAAAAGATGTCTCATCTGAAACAATCATAA gAGATTTAGAACGAGTTCcgtggaaatataaaaaagaaaaagatttcgatGCTCCAGTATTCGTTGatcaattagaattaatacgGCAATTACGAGAGGATCGTAAAAtaggatttttttatataatttatgcagTTGAACcatcttcgaaatattttactcCTTATgcgttaaa agtCGTTCCATATAAAGATGTAGGAAAAATCTATATGACTATCAGTGCCAATGGTGTAACTCAGTACAGTCCAGACGAAATGATTTTTACTCCTATTGAGCAATGggaaagagaatatattttttatttaaaattattaagg ttAAGGACGTTTGTTATATTTCGAGTGTGGAAAGCTTTCTACATTTGGAGAAAATCagttatttataagaaatttatctcagcgaaaaaatttataaatgataatttgtttataacagATGCAATTCTCAGTAAAGCATTATTAGAGATTAAATCGATGTGTACGATTTTCCTTGATTCcagtttttttgataataccTTCTTCGAAaagatattacttttttacttCGCAGAAAAAcag tttacaAAACTAGAATTACTTAGAGATAAGTTAGATGAGTTTAGAAATTTAGCAATGGATATAGTTAATAATGCTTGCCTTGGTGCTCTATTAAAAGCTGGATATACCCCCGATGATTCTAATATAACAATAGAACAAACTGCATATGGAAAACttg ggGAGTTTGGTgttatcaaattcaaaatgCCTAAAGATGGTATTCTTAAAATGAGTTATATAGAACAAGCgcgaaagagggaaaaatgtTATAGGCTGTCTtg ctTTATTCACTTGATTGATTATATGAAAACAAACATGATGCATTGCCTATTAATAAAcacttatcaaaattttatagagatattaaaaacctACACAAGTTTTTTACCAAGTGATGAAGATATAGATAGTGATGTAATTGATCTtcctttaaaagaaaatcgccCAGCATCGCATCGTATTCag TTGCCATATTGGATTGTAGATTTGCTTATCTTACCATCTTCAAGGATTATATTAGATCCACGGGAAGATATATTTCGTTACGTGATAAAAACTATACAAACTATGTGGGAGGAGAATTTATTCGCCATTAAACCTTTGCTCTCGGAtccttttttccattcttttacGAG GCCTATGATCAATCATAAAATAGAAGATCGCGTTTGCGGATTTCCTCCGGAAATTGAGGTAGTTTTGAAGCAAGATGTAATCatgcaaaatttcaaaattgaattagaggaaattttaaacaaaaatttcaatgctATAAAGCGTTATTGCAAACGATTCAACGAAATCagacaatttttttacgaagatATGACATTCGACGAAAATATTATCCGCGATAATCGAGATTGCGCATTATTTCGACAGTGGAGCATCCgttataaaaaagaagtagATATAATCAGTAAAGTTGTTGATTTTCAACCGTTTGGACTCTTTTTGATTCAACTCGAACGATTTAAAAGTATTGCCGACACTGCTCCTAGAGGGAAATTAAGTGTCATTGAAGCTGTTATGCCAag gttaggAAAGAGGAGAGTCGATGCTCTATTAACGCAAGCGACTGATTCCATTAATTATCTCGAAATCATGCCTACAACGACTGAAGAATATGTTGCGTATATTAAATTCGTGGATCAAGCCCAGGCAAATGTAGATGACATGGAATCGCAATTGGATTACGTAAAAGAGTTATACGACACAATGGAAGAATTTGGTTTTCCGATACCGTCGATGGATATGGCAAATTATTTG gGTATTGGGAGTCAGTTTACCAGTCTGCGATTGATCGTAGACAATAGGTTAGAGATGAGGCCTAAACTAATAAACAAATTCAACGCGCAACTTCAGAAGGATATCACAGCATTGAACGaagaaatatcagaaattcTCGATGAAATAATG CTACCTTGGCTATTGGATTACGATAGCAACGTCGATGCTTGTTTAAAGACTTTGAAGGAACTTGGTGATCGATTAGCCGTGTGTGCAGTTAAGGCGGAACGATATCGTAGCCATCAGAGGACATTTAAG ctCGAACAAACAAGATTCGAGATTTTGGATCAAGTAATGAATGAGTTAAGATTACGTACATTATTGTGGGAAAGTTTGACTTCCTGGGAGGAAGCTGTCTACGAGTGGTATGCCGCCGATTTCGATACCTTGAATGTCGAAGAAATCACCGGGTTTACGATGCGTACAATGAAAAACATAATTCAATTAGAAAGGGGTTTGCCACCCAACAAAATTGTACCTAAATTAAGAGAGAGCGTTgagttaataagaaataagttGCCAGTTCTTGGTTATCTGAGAAATCCAGATTTGCGAGATAGACACTGGGCGAAGATCGAAGAATTGTTGAATTATACTTTCAAACCTGATGTAAAAAAGACTTGGACTCTGATGGAAGAGCTTGGCGCCTTCTTAAAGCCGAACGAATTAATGGAAATTGCCGCTGCTGCAAGTTCTGAAGCTAATTTGGAATACATGTTGCAGAAAGTTATAGACACGTGGGAAAATCTCAAGTTTATTATTGTACCCTACAAAGAGGGGAAAGATGTTTATATCATAGGCACCCTTGAAGAAATTCAACTCGCAATGGACGAAAGCAATATTAATTTGCAAACTGTCAATGCATCCCGTCATGTTGGTCCCATTAAACCTTTAGTCGATGAATGGATACATAAGCTTGAAGTGTTTACCGAAACTTTG GAAGCGTGGCAACTTCTGCAACAACAATGGTTGTATCTTGAAGCTATATTTTCAGCTCCTGATATTCAACGACAACTACCCATGGAAGCAAAACTTTTTATCGACGTTGACAGATTTTGGAAAGATCTCATGAGACGAACTTATAag GCACCTTTAGCTATGGTAGCGTGTACGCAACCAGGATTATTGGAACAAATCGAGGCCCATAACCGGATGCTAGATGAAGTGATGAAGTGTCTGGAAGCATATCTCGAGACAAAACGAATAGCGTTTCcaagattctttttcttatctaaCGATGAATTGTTAGAAATCTTGGCCCAG ACGAAGAATCCACATGCGGTGCAAAGATACTTGCAGAAGTGTTTCGATGCGATATATAGATTGGAGTTTGCAACGAAAGAAACTGAAGCTGGCGAAGTTTTAACGACGGATATAATTGCCATGATCTCACCGGAAGGTGAGAAAGTTCCTTTTGAGAGAAGTTTGAGAGCCAGGGGTAATGTCGAAGATTGGTTAGGTCGAGTCGAAGATGTTATGTTTTTAACGTTGAAAAAAGCAATGAAAGATGCAATTAAAGATTTCGAAGTGAAGAGTCGGCacgattttatctttttacatCCTTCTcag ATAATTCTTACTGTATGCCAAATATTTTGGGTTCGTGATGTTCACTTGATTTTAGACTCTACTGAGAATGTGatcgaaaaaatgaaagaatacgAGAAACAATGTTATGAg gaattaaatatattagccATGATGGTGAGAGAAGAACTACCAAGATTAATACGTGACACCGTAACTAATTTGATAACAATAGATGTGCATTCCAGAGATATCGTTACAAATttggttgaaaataaaataacaagaag taTGAGCTTTGATTGGGTAAAAGCGTTACGTTATTATTGGCACGACGATCGTGATACTTGCTTAGTATGTATGAGTAACTCCGAATATCCCTATGGATATGAATATCTCGGCGCTCAAAAGAGGCTTGTCATAACTCCTCTGACAGACAGATGTTATTTGTGTCTTATGGGCGCCCTGCAATTAGATCTAg GTGGAGCTCCTGCAGGACCGGCGGGTACCGGAAAGACGGAAACGACAAAGGATTTGGCCAAAGCAGTTGCTGTTCAATGTGTCGTATTTAATTGTTCAGAAGGACTTGATTTTAGG ATGATGGGTAGATTCTTCTCTGGCCTGGCTACTTCCGGTGCTTGGTGCTGTTTCGacgaatttaatagaatagatATCGAAGTGCTTTCAGTGATAGCTCAGCAATTAATTACAATCAGAAATGCTAAACTTGCTAAAGTTGCTGA ATTTTTGTTCGAAGGAAGGGTCATCAAATTGGTGAGATCTTGCTCAACTTTCATCACTATGAATCCAGGATATGCTGGTCGTACAGAATTACCAGATAATTTAAAAGCATTGTTCCGACCATTCTCTATGATGGTTCCAGATTACA AACTTATTGCTGAAGTTACTTTGTACTCAGAAGGATTTGAATCGTCAAAGCCATTGTCGCAAAAAATGACCTTGATGTATACGCTTAGTAGCGAACAACTTTCTCAACAAGATCATTATGATTTCGGAATgag agCCGTTAAAAGCGTACTGGTAATGGCAGGTAGTCTTAAACGAAATAATCCTGATAAACCAGAAGACGTTGTTTTAATCAGAGCTTTGCGTGAAAGCAATATACCAAAGTTCTTACGCCAAGATGCTGAATTATTCGAAGGTATCGTAGGAGATCTCTTCCCAGGTATAGAAATTCCTGAGGTGGACTACGGTATTCTAATGGACACAGCTAttgaa ataatgaaAGAAGCTCAATTGCAACCAGAAGcttgcattttaaaaaaagtcacTCAGTTGCACGAATGTTTGCAAGTAAGACATGGAGTGATGTTAGTTGGACCTACTGGCGCAGGAAAAACATCGGTACTTCATACTCTTGCCAATACTTACAAGAGACTTCATAAGATGGGTGTACCTGGACCAATATATCAGTCAGTTAATTTGTATGTAATCAATCCGAAAGCAGTTACAATTGGTGAATTGTATGGAGAAGTAGATCTATTGACTAATGAATGGAAAGATGGATTAATCGGTTCTACAGTTCGTCATGCGTGTTCATTCACTACTGAAGAACATCAATGGATTGTGTGCGATGGACCTGTAGATGCTGTATGGATAGAGAACATGAATACTGTGttagatgataataaaatgttgtGTTTGGCTAATTCTGAAAGAATCAAGTTTACTCCTTACATGCGTATGTTATTTGAGGTTATGGATCTCGCCCAAGCGTCACCCGCTACTGTTAGCCGTTGTGGAATGGTATACGTGGATcctatagaattaaaatggaTGCCCTATGTAAAGTCATGGGTAGAAAAACTTCCTGATACTATTCTTAAAAGTGAATatcaacaattaattattgaccTTTTTGGAAAATACTTCGAAGATGGATTAGTCTTCTGTACTAACAATTGCATCTGTCCGATTAAGCAAGTTGATATTAGTAAAGCGAATATGGCTTGTgcaatattagaatatattttatacgaacCAGAAGCGATAGAAAAAACTACAGAAAAAGCACGAATCagaacatttttaattcagtCATTCGTTTTTGCTTATCTTTGGGCCATTGGTGGTAACGTTCACGATAATTCTCGTAGTATAATCGAAACTTTTGTGAGAGAGCAATTTAAAGATGACGAAGATGCGCGTTTGCCATCGATAGATTTGtggaatatttatgtaaatattccaGAGCATCGATTGGATTTTTGGATAGATATTATGCCAAAATTCATATATGATAGTGAAGTACCATTTTTCGATATCCTCGTACCAACGATCGATACCGTACGATTTGGTTATTTGATGAAGAAATTAGTCCAAATAAATAAACCTATATTCTTTTCCGGAAATACTGGAGTAGGAAAATCAGTAATAACAAAAGTAATCTTAAAAGAATTGGAGGATACTCATCTTTGGGtaccaattaatttaatcttctcGGCTCAAACTAGTAGTGGTAGAACGCAAGAGATTTTGGAACTTAAactggagaaaagaaaaagaactgtATTAGGGGCACCCATTGGAAAGCGAGTGTGTGTATTCGTTGATGATGTCAATATGCCTAAATTAGATACGTATGGATCTCAACCACCAATCGAACTTTTACGACAATTATTGGATTTTGGTGGAATGTacgacaaagaaaaattattctggaAGAAAATTGAGGACGTTGTTTTTACCGTGGCTTGTGCACCTCCTGGAGGTGGTAGAAATCCTCTAACACCAAGATTCGTCAGACATTTCGCAATGCTGTTTATTCCAGCACCTACAGATTTCTCTCTAAAAGGaatattcaaatcaattataaCCGGATTTTTAGAAGAGTTTGTAGAATCTGTTAAACAAATCGGAGAAAGAATAGTGAACGCAGCTGTTGacatttatttaactatagaGACAGATCTTTTGCCTACTCCAGAAAAAAGtcactatatatttaatttacggGATTTATCAAAATGTATACAAGGTATTATGCAAGTTGATGCCACTGTTATTAAACAACCTAGTGAAATGTACAg acttTTTTATCACGAATGCCTTCGAGTTTTCCATGATCGATTAATCAACGTTCaagataaaacttatttttataaactccTAAATAACATATGTTTAACTAGCTTTGGTGTAGAAGTTTTGCGACTTCCGGATGAAAAAGTTATCGAGAGACCACCGATGTTACTGTTTGGTGACTTTATGACTTTTGGAGCGGCGAGGGAGCAACGAATTTACGAAGAACTTActgaaatttcaaaagttaaatcaattttggag gATTATTTAGAAGATTACCGTTTTTCCGTTGGAAAAGATATGAGACTCATTTTCTTCATGGATGCTATAGAGCATATTTGCAGACTTGCAAGAATTCTCCGTTCTGAAAGAGGCAACGGCCTTTTAGTAGGAGTCGGTGGAATGGGAAAACAAAGTTTGACGAGATTAGCGTCTCATTTAAATGGTTATAA ATGTTATCAAATAGAAGTTACACGTACGTACGATAAACATTCATGGCAAGAAGATCTTCGccgattttatttcgaaccAGGTACTGCCGCTAAACACACGACGTTTTTATTCACAGACACTCAAATTGTGCTAGAGGattttttagaagatattAATAACACTCTTAATACTG GCGAAGTACCAAATTTATATGAAGCAgatgaattagaaaaagttATCATAGCTACAAGACCTGCAGCAAAAGAAATAGGAATTCCTGAAGCAAATAGAGAtgcaatttatcaatattttattgcaagaGTTAGAAATCATCTTCATTTAATGATTTGTATGAGTCCTATAGGTGACACTTTTAG acACCGTTGTCGTATGTTTCCATCATTAGTAAATTGTTGCACGATTGATTGGTTTACAAAATGGCCAAAGGATGCTCTCTTATCAGTAGCAGATAATTCATTAATCGAAATCGTTCCAACAGATACGTTAAAACGTACTAATCTTGCTACTATTTGTGTTTTAATCCATGAG agcGTAGAAGAAATGACAATTCGATTCTTCCTAGAAATGCgtcgaaaatattatactacaCCAAGTAGTTACTTAGAACTTTTGAAGCTGTTTAAAACaacttttaaaagaagaaagaaagaaatagaattactGAAAAGTAAAATCGCCAATGGccttaat AAATTACGAGAAACTAACGAAATGGTTGGTGTAATGAAAGAACAATTGATTATTCTTGCTCCAAAATTAAAAGCAAGTACTGAGGAAGTATCAAAGCTAGTAAAAATTCTTGCAAAACAACAAATCGAAGTCGACAAAGTGAAATTTGTTGTAACTGCTGAAGAAGCAATAGCAAAA gcgaaaagagaggaaacaGCAGCTTTAGAGGCTGATGCTAGACAAGATTTAGAAGCAGCAATGCCAGCTTTATTAGAAGCTCAAAAAGCATTAGAAGCTTTAGATAAAAGGGATATTAACGAGGTTCGTGTATTTATACAACCACCTCATTTGGTACGTTTTGTTATGGAAgcagtaaatttattattgggtgaaaa aacAGATTGGGCCTCTGCCAAACTCGTTTTGGGCGATATACATTTTCTtgatcgtttaattaattatcctaAAGACGAAATAAGCGACAAACTTTTAGAAAAGTTAcaagattatattaatcatcCAGAATTTCAACCAGATTTAGTGGCTCGACAAAGTAAAGCTTGTAAATCGTTGTGCATTTGGGTAAGAGCAATAGATGGCTATGCTAAGATTTACAGAGTAGTCGAACCAAAACGACAAag attaaagAAAGCTGAAGAAGAGTTAAGAGCCATAGAGGCAATAGTTGCTAAGAAACAACAAGAACTTGCcgaagtggaaaaaaaaatcatagaatTACAACAGCAATACGATGCAGCTctacaaaatttgaataaattagaagCCGAAATGAATTTAGCAGAAACAAGATTGAATAGATCTGGACGATTGACATCTGCATTAGTGGATGAACGAGTTCGATGGGAAGAATTAACACgc GGTTTTGAACAGCAAATTAACAATTTGACTGGTGATATTTTGATAGCTGCTGGTGCTCTTGCTTATCTGGGTGCTTTTACAAATGAATATAGAGAAGAATTAATAGAATCTTGGTTATCTCATTGCAAGAAGTATGATATTGATACTACAGAAAATTATAGTCTCATTGCAATATTAGCTGATCCTTATGAAATTCGTCAATGGAATACGTATGGTTTACCACGAGATAAAGTCAGTGTAGAAAATGGTATTTTTGTAACACAATCCACTCGTTGGCCTTTGATGATTGATCCTCAAGaacaa gcAAATAGGTGGATACGAAATATGGAACAAGACAATAACTTGAAAATATGCAAACTGACAGATACATATTTAATGAGAATACTAGAAGCATCTATACGGCTTGGAACTCCTGTATTAATTCAGGAAGTAGGAGAAGTATTGGATCCAAGTTTAGAACCAATTCTgcttaaacaaattttcattttg gGTGGTAGAACATTAATAAGATTTGGCGATACAGATGTCGAGtatgatgataattttaaattatacattacaaCGAAAATCGCAAATCCTCATTATTTACcagaaatttgtattaaagtaACAATAGTCAATTTTACTGTAACCACAGGCGGTCTCGAAGAACAATTACTAgc AGATGTTGTACGTTTGGAAAGGCCAGATCTTGAATcaatgagaaattatttaataataaaaatcaatgcaGATAAAGGTCAATTGCAAAGTATTGAagacaaaattttaacattattgtaTGGTGCAGGCGATGATATTTTGGATAACGAAGAGCTAATAGAAACTTTAAATGATAGTAAAGAGACTTCAGCAATTATCGCAATGAGATTAATTGAAAGTGAAGcgactgaaaaaaatatatccattgcgcgtgaaaaatatcgatctgtTGCAAATCGTGGATcagttttgtattttgtagTTGCAAATCTTGCAAACATAGATCCCATGTATCAATTCtcattaaaatactttaatcaa atatttaatacgATAATTGAAACtactaaaaaagaagatattttacaattacgtttgcaaatattattaaatgaaataacattaGCTATCTATACAAATGTTTCGCGAGGTTTATTTGAGAAACATAAATTAGTATTTAGTTTTATGCTCAACATTGCAATAGATATGAATGATGAAATTGTATCTATAATACAATGGAATTTTTTGTTAAGAGGACCTACACGAATTATCGTT gaAGAAATGCCAGATTATCCAACTTTAACAACTAAAATATGGActtcaatcaattatttagCAAAGACATTTGAtagctttgaaaatattttaaatgatgcatttaaagaaattataataactattgGGAATTTTGAAGaa gatattaatataattcctaCCAATCAAGAACTTGCTACTTACGATTGGAATAAGAATCTAactgatattgaaaaattactattGCTAAAAGCTTTGAGAGaagaacatttaatttttgctaTCACAGCTTATGTATCAAAACATTTGGGACCTAAATTTGTGGAATCACCTATGGTAACATTACAACTTTT atttgcAGATACATCATGCAAAATACCATTGATTTTTATACTCACAACTGGATCAGATCCCTTCAGTGCTTTCCAAAAATTTGCACATGAAATGGATTTCTCCAATAGATatgattcaatttctttaggACAAGGCCAAGGTCCCATTGCAGAAGGACATATACGAACAGGTACTGTAGAAGGCAGATgggtatttttacaaaattgccACTTAGCTACTTCATGGATGATCAATATGGAACAAATTGTGATGACAATTGCTGAAGAACCAAAAGGAGTAATTCATActgattttcgattatttttgagTTCAATGCCAAGCAAAGCTTTCCCAGTTTCTGTTCTTCAGAATTCTGTGAAAGTCACCAATGAGCCACCAAAAGGTCTAAAAGCCAATATTAAGAGAGCATTATATGACTTGgacgaagaattttttgaagaacacagtaaaaaaaaaaatttttaa